Below is a window of Ctenopharyngodon idella isolate HZGC_01 chromosome 7, HZGC01, whole genome shotgun sequence DNA.
agcggtgagaaaacggcagttaagaaagcatcggATCATAGTGATGTGAAcatgtttgttcatgtttttactcatgTTTGACCTtgatggactgaacagaagaaatgaagtGGAGAAGACTACCATGTCAAAGAAGGCAGAGGCTTagagccacacccacctatTATGTAATTGTCATGGACCAATGGGAGTTCAAAGGCAATTAACAGCTGTAGAAAACTTTTCCGGAAAATTCGCCCGAATCTTGTTCGAAATTCCATCAcaccagttcgttcttcgattcTGCTTGACGTATTTTAGGGccttaaaacacaaaacaagccctacaaattaaaaaaaagattatgtAGATTATATTGAATGAATTACACCTTCAAGAAAACATTCACAATTGGTTTGTAAAAAGTGCCTTAATGCATGTTTAGGCAGTTTTTGTTGCTTTTACATTTTGATCGGCACGTGTTGCCAGTGTTTGTAGTGCTTCGAAAACGGTAAATAATTACTACCAGAATAAAAACTACCAACCCTCAACAATTGTGTCTTTAATCAGGTGGGTCAGACGGGTCTCCACCACTGAAAAACGCTGAGGTCGTGTGCACCGTGCCCTGCCGCTCCCTCCTCACGCCCAGTTATTACCACAGCTTTGGCATGACTGACAACTACTTCGTCTTTATCGAACAGCCCTTGAAGCTGGATATCCTCAAAATggccacagcctacctgaggaGGGTCAGCTGGGCCAGCTGCATGAAATTCCACCCTGAAGACAGCGTAAGGACAAACTCTTTCAGATCTTTGAATGCACGTCTGGACAAGCATCTGTCAGCTGGACACTGTTACCTTTTACTTCACATCTCTAAACTCTCCTTTTACCCCTTGTATTCATCAGACCCTGATTCATCTTATTGACCGAAAGACAAAGAAGGAAGTTGGGACCAAATTCTACACGGGTGCGATGGCTGTCTACCATCACGTCAATGCCTTTGAAGATGATGGGCATGTTGTTTTTGATGTGATCGCCTATGATGACAACAGCTTGTATGATATGTTTTATCTGGACAAGCTGAAGGAGCAGATGGGCAAAAATACTATGTACTGCAAGCCCAAGTGCAGAAGATTTGTGTTGCCACTTAGTGACAAGGTATGTTATTCAGTGTTATTCagggtttgtttttttaagctgCCGTGCAAACACTGCTATTTCCATTAATGGAAATCTACTTTATTAGGTTGTACTCAAAGCCTCTGATTATAGACaatgaatatcatttttttctttgacacTCAGGGTGAGACAGGTGAAGATCTGGTCAAACTTAAATACACGACAGCAAGTGCTGTGAAGGAGAAGGATGGGAAAGTTCTGTGTCAGGGAGAGGTGCTCTGTGATGGTAAGCTAATGACACTGGGGTAACTTTATTCCACaccctttatatatatatacaggtgctggtcatataattagaatatcatcaaaaagttgatttatttcactaattccattcaaaaagtgaaacttgtatattatattcattcattacacacagactgatatatttcaaatgtttatttctattaattttgatgattataactgacaactaaggaaaatcccaaattcagtatctcagaaaattagaatattacttaagaccaatacaaagaaaggatttttagaaatcttggccaactgaaaagtatgaacatgaaaagtatgagcatgtacagcactcaatacttagttggggctccttttgcctgaattactgcagcaatgtggtgtggcatggagtcaatcagtctgtggcactgctcaggtgttataagagcccaggttgctccgatagtggccttcagctcttctgcattgttgggtctggcatatcgcatcttcctcttcacaataccccatagattttctatggggttaaggtcaggcgagtttgctggccaattaagaacagggataccatggtcctttaaccaggtactggtagctttggcactgtgtgcaggtgccaagtcctgttggaaaatgaaatctgcatctccataaagttggtcagcagcaggaagcatgaagtgctctaaaacttcctggtatacggctgcgttgaccttggacctcagaaaacacagtggaccaacaccagcagatgacatggcaccccaaaccatcactggctgtggaaactttacactggacctcaagcaacgtggattgtgtgcctctcctctcttcctccagactctgggaccctgattttcaaaggaaatgcaaaatttactttcatcagagaacataactttggaccactcagcagcagtccagtcctttttgtctttagcccaagcgagacgcttctgacgctgtctgttgttcaagagtggcttgacacaaggaatgcgacagctgaaacccatgtcttgcatacgtctgtgcgtagtggttcttgaagcactgacttcagctgcagtccactctttgtgaatctcccccacatttttgaatgggttttgtttcacaatcctctccagggtgcggttatccctattgcttgtacacttttttctaccgcatcttttccttcccttcgcctctctattaatgtgcttagacacagagctctgtgaacagccagcctcttttgcaatgaccttttgtgtcttgccctccttgtgcaaggtatcaatggtcgtcttttggacaactgtcaagtcagcagtcttccccatgattgtgtagcctacagaactagactgagagaccatttaaaggcctttgcaggtgttttgagttaattagctgagtagagtgtggcaccaggtgtcttcaatactgaaccttttcacaatattctaattttctgagatactgaatttgggattttccttagttgtcagttataatcatcaaaattaaaagaaataaacatttgaaatatatcagtctgtgtaatgaatgaatataatatacaagtttcactttttgaatggaattagtgaaataaatcaactttttgatgatattctaattatatgaccagcacctgtgtgtgtgtgtgtgtgtgtgtgtgtgtgtgtgtatatatatatatatatatatatatatatatatatatgctgccgttcaaaagtttgggatctgtaagatttttaatgtttttaaaagaagtttcttatgctcatttatttgattaaaaatacaaaaaaaaagtaatattgtgaaatattattaccatttaaaataacagtttactatttgaatatattttaaaatgtaatttaattctCTGAAGGTAAAGCTGagatttcagcatcattactccagtcttcagtgtcacatgatccttcagaaatcattctaatatgctgatttgctgctcaagaaacatttattgttatcaatgatgaaaacagtggtgtacatttttttttcaggattatttgatgaatagaaagtttaaaagaacagcatttatctgaagtagaaagcttttgtaacattgtacaCCACCGttctatggaagcccgtttccgccactaaaaaaaaaattaaaaagagtaattgcgactttttatatcagaattctgactttttatctcacaattgcgagttataaagtcacaattctgagatataaactcgcaattgcgaggaaaaaaagtcagaattgcgagtttatatcagaattctgactttatatcacgcaattgtgagatataaactcgcaattgcgagataaaaagtcagaattctgagataaaaagtcgcaattactctttttattttttttatttagtggcggaaacgggcttccataccgttcaaaagtttggggttagtaagatttttttatttgggaaagaaattaaagaaatgaatactttttttcagcaaggatgcattaaattgatcaaaagtggcagtaaagacatttataatgttacaatagattctatttcaaataaatattgttcttttgaactttgtattcatctaagaatcctaaaaaaaaatgtacacaactgttttcaacattgataacaataataaagtttgtttagcagcaaatcagcatatcagaatgatttctgaaggatcatgtgacaataaaaattggaataatgatgctgaaaattcataaCTACTTTAagttgtaatgatatttcacaatattactgtttttactgtatttttgtcaaataataatgcagccttggcgagcagaatagacttctttcaagtacattaaaaaaaatcgtaATTATTACAATCACGATAAGAGCGCTGTGTTTTGACTTTGAGCATGCAGCGCTCACAGTTATTTAATTCAATAAGCTCGTATAATATGAAGTTTAATAATCACATTAGGCTATATCATGATTCCTATTTTATTGTCCCCAAATTTAAGGTATAATCTAAGAACtcttaaaatgataatttacCAAATTTAAGACTTATAATCTTAAACCAGATCAAACTGTATTTAAGACACATTAAGGTTTCAAAtgctgatgctgaaaattcagctttgatcacaggaataaattacattttaaaataaattcaaatagaaaacagttattttaaattgtaataatatttcacaatattactgtttttttttgtttttttttttgtttgttttttgtttttaatcaaataattgagcagaagagaattaaacataaaaaaacttactgatcccaaacttttaaacgggggtgtgtgtgtgtgtgtgtgtgtgtgtgtgtgtgtgtgtgtgtgtgtgtgcgcgcgcgtgtgtgtgtctacctacctgtctatctattgttgtgtctgtcattctgtctctctctgttgttgtatctgtctgtctgtcaatttcaattcaattcaaagtgtgctttattggcatgacaatTGTTACAATATATTGCCAaagcatttctaattttttttaacatatcaACATACAGTGAATCatatgtacagtcaaaccaaaatttattcagacaccttgaacatttattcactatagtttaaaaaaaaaaaaggtaataaaatatgacaagatctcagagttaaactgtgtcagagaaaattaatcttaattatgtcagataacacttaagcaaaacatggtcaggtcaaagtgtctgaataatttttggttccaaatttttatcagttttactggtagtccactgtatgaataatttttggatataatatgtcacagtttactttattttgctatcctcacttaaataaatgaaccatagtgtctgtctgtctgacagtTTTATTTGTTAGTTTTTAATACTCTTTTAACCTCTAAACTGATGTATTGCATTCAGGTGTGGAACTTCCAAGaattaattacaatttcaaTGGAAAGAAGTACAGATATTCTTACATGTGTTGTGTGGACATCTCCCCAGTGGCCACAAAGGTATTGAtctatttcatttttataatacatttatgaaCTTGGCATTTTATTAGTAAATGCATCCCGTAAGAATCAAACCCTTGTCCTAGCAACAGGAACACATTTTTGCGACTCAGTTCTGAGCACTGACCATGTTTTTACAGATTGTAAAATTTGATGCTGAAACAAAGCAGCGGATTGAGTGGACTGGAGAGGACTGTTTCGCATCAGAGCCCGTTTTCATTCCCAGGCCTGATGCAGTCGATGAAGATGATGGTTAGTTACTGTCTTTCGTAATAATATGAAGTAGATATGAGGTTTGTGCTTTTGACCAAATTAGTCACCTTCAGCTGTGGTTGATCAGTCTCAgaaaatttatgatttttttttttttttaatgatttttaactcaactagtctttttttctttatttttaggtgTAGTCCTGACAGTTGTCATAAACGCCAAACCAAAGGAGGGTGGCTTTCTGCTGCTGCTTGATGGCAAGTCTTTCAAAGAAGTTGCGCGGGCTTGTGTAGATGTAGATTTTCACATGGACATGCACGGCTACTTCATACCAGACAGTAGTTAAGAGTTTCCTGTCTGATCTAATGACAGAGATGGAGAATGTCCTGTAAATGTTGATATTTTGATGAGCTGGTtacaaaaatatactgtattaacAGCTGTACAGTATTTCTACAAATCgtgctttgtttgtgaaaatataTACTTGTTAAAAAGATTTACTGTTTGAAAGGTCATTAATTGCATTTAGTAATATCAAACAAATGTGTGAACTGTCTTTTTCTTACATAAAGCAATCATAAATTGAAGTTATTATTCTGTAATTATGGTGTTTGAATTGTCAGAACTTTAGGGGGGGACTGGGGTggttaaaaatactgtatattgaaAAATACAAGAAGGTTACGCCGTTTTCGTACCATGCAAATGGCTTTAAGTCATGTGTTGTTAGTTGAGCTAAAAATCTCACcttatatggaaaaaaaataaaacaatagattGGCAGGCCCATCTTTATTCTCTTAAATCGTGTACGAAACCAATAAAAAGTCTGAACTCTCCTACTTataacactatatatatatgtaatgaagggtcggcagaatggggatccatttgcagcttttattagaaCAATCACcaaggcagacaggggcaaagacataaacagggacaggcaatggtcgaggcaggcggcagacaaacagtatcgggtcacaggcaaagttcagggcaggcagcagagaatcacagagaataaacagtccaacggtAACAgagtaaacagtccacaagaaaacgctcagtaatgatcaccggggcaaatcaagacttcgcggtgagtgtgagtgagtgagtgagtgagtgtgtgtgtgtgtgtgtgtgtgatgaggtgcaggtgtgcgcaatcagtcccaggaatgagggcctatgggaaacgtagtccgaatgggaacagtcaatattcaggtgatggctccctccggtggtgcggaggaggaggcgcggaagccacattcgtgacaatataaatgttatttattttttaaagagtgAAGTATACTACTGGTtaaaagtaagattttttttttttttttatgtttttaaaagtctcttctgctcaccaaggcttaatttatttgatccaaaatacagcaaaaacagttaatattgtgaaatatttttacaatttaaaataactgttttctatgtgaatatatagtaaaatgcaatttatttctgtgattcaaagctgaattttcagcatcattactccagtcttcagtgtcacatgatccttcagaaatcattctaatatgctgatctgctgctcaagaaacatttattatcaatgttgaaaacagttgtgtacatttttttttttttttttcaggattatttgatgaatagaaagtttaaaagaacagcatttatctgaagtagaaagcttttgtaacattatagactaccgttcaaaagtttggggtcagtaagagtttttttttttttttttttggaaagaaattaaagaaatgaatacttttattcagcaaggatgcattaaattgatcaaaagtgacagtacagaaatttataatgttgcaaaagctttctatttcagataaatgctgttcttttaaactttctattcatcaaataatcctgaaaaaatttgtacacaactgttttaaacattggtaataatacaacatttttcttgagcggcaaatcagcatattagacacTGAAGACCTGCAGATATAATAATAGTATATGGAACtcacaacaatttttttttttaaaaaagagaaaacatataaatgtattgtCCCCATCTGCAATCTAGTCTGAACCAGCCAGTGTGAATCTTTTAGGGAATCGATTAAAAAGATTCGATTCAATAGGACGATTCAAACCTCCCCGCCATTAACAGTTGGATCACCAGGGGGCGCCAGAGATGAGAACCTGAACGTGGTGACGACATATTCATGGGACAAGCGGTGGAATTGAGTAGGACATGACTTTGTCAAGTGTGTTTTCAgcttaaaataggctatatttattttttattatactttgatgaatagaggAACTGTCTGACACCAACATGTCTCTGCTCAGAGCCATCAGATACAACGTAAATATTTGAATCTTGTctttgttgttttcattttaacccGTAGCCTGTATTTTGCTTGCTGTGCGTCACGATGACAGTTACAGTGCATGTGTTAATGTGAGAGATTCGTTGGTGAACGTTTACCGTCATGTTTCCCTGTGTCTTTAGACTCAAACGTTGTGTAGAAATGTAATCGCGCGGTCGTGGTCCAGTCTGACCGATGGAGAGGTGCGAATCACACAGGTACTAAAGGAGAAGTTTCCTCACGCTTCGGCGCTCAAGGTTGTGGATATTTCAGGTGAGCCCTGACTGAGCGAGGCAGCAGATCTGACTTGTGTTTAGACAGTTAGGTAATGTGCAGTAATATATTTGGGTTCATTTCAGGAGGCTGTGGTGCAATGTACGAAATACACATCGAGTCTGACGAGTTTAGAGGAAAGAGAACAGTACAACAGCACCAGTTAGTCAATCAGGTAAGTTAAATGAAATTCATAATTAGGTTCAGTATAATAGAGCAGTAAACTGTTTGCATCTTTTAGTTTtttctataatatatacacaccgatcaggcataacattatgagcactgacaggtgaagtgaataacactgattatctcttcatcatggcacctgttagtgggtggatatattaggcagcaagtgaacattttgtccacaaagttgatgtgttagaagcaggaaaaatgggcaagcgtaaggatttgagcgagtttgacaagggccaaattgtgatggctagacgactgggtcagagcatctccaaaactgcagctcttgtggggtgttcccggtctgcagtggtcagcatctatcaaaagtgctccaaggaaggaacagtggtgaaccggcgacagggtca
It encodes the following:
- the bola3 gene encoding bolA-like protein 3, with the protein product MSLLRAIRYNTQTLCRNVIARSWSSLTDGEVRITQVLKEKFPHASALKVVDISGGCGAMYEIHIESDEFRGKRTVQQHQLVNQALKDEIKAMHGLRIFTDVPRK
- the bco1 gene encoding beta,beta-carotene 15,15'-dioxygenase, with translation MQYDYGKNKEEHPEPIKAEVKGLVPEWLQGTLIRNGPGLFSLGETSYNHWFDGMALLHNFTINKGEVTYRSKYLRGDTYNSNMHANRIVVSEMGTMAYPDPCKNIFSKVITFLSHTIPDFTDNCANNIIKYGNDYHATSETNYIRKIDPITLETQDKVDYLKYLPVNIVASHTHYDKEGNSYSMGTCIAEKGKTKYTLFKVAGGSGSDGSPPLKNAEVVCTVPCRSLLTPSYYHSFGMTDNYFVFIEQPLKLDILKMATAYLRRVSWASCMKFHPEDSTLIHLIDRKTKKEVGTKFYTGAMAVYHHVNAFEDDGHVVFDVIAYDDNSLYDMFYLDKLKEQMGKNTMYCKPKCRRFVLPLSDKGETGEDLVKLKYTTASAVKEKDGKVLCQGEVLCDGVELPRINYNFNGKKYRYSYMCCVDISPVATKIVKFDAETKQRIEWTGEDCFASEPVFIPRPDAVDEDDGVVLTVVINAKPKEGGFLLLLDGKSFKEVARACVDVDFHMDMHGYFIPDSS